Genomic segment of Candoia aspera isolate rCanAsp1 chromosome 2, rCanAsp1.hap2, whole genome shotgun sequence:
tgttcttagaaaataaaatggtgggtGGCTTCAGCCTGGAGCATTGTTTTGTCAGAGGACCAGCTACACAGTCTCAAAATCCCAGACGCAGTCTTTTGGAGTCTTCTCTCCAAAATCTTCTGAGCCCCAAATGGGCTCCAAAAGCTTGTTCAGAGAATTAAACcacagtgaaaggtgaaaggtcccctgtgcaagcaccaagtcatgtctgaccctttggggggatgccactttcgtgacgttttcttggcagactatagcggggtggtttgtcattgccttccccagtcgtcaccttccccagcaagcaagctccttttaccaacctcggaagaatggagggctgagtcgacctgagctggctacccaagaatccagcttctgttgGGATCAAACtctggttgtggggagagtttcgttTGCAattctgctgcctaccactctgcaccccACAAGGCTAATTAAACCACAGTAGCTGCACCTAATCAATCATTTGAATCCTGTCCAGCTTTCAGAAAAGGGACAAAGCTTAGCAGGGGTAGTAGCATAAGTTCTATGGGAAGAGTGGATGGCAGGTAATATTCTGGAAAATTGCTGTGATAGCATTTGGGAATGAGCAAGCCCTCCCTCCCGTCCATTTTTGCAATGTATTCTCAGAATTTCCAGAAGGTGGTGTACCCACTTCAAGTTCTCAGTGCAGCAAAAATCTGATTACAACCTTCAGCATTAGAAATCTGTACTAGATTTTTATTTCTTACCAGACCTTGAATTTAGGAACTTTGAGCGGGGCTGGGGATATGACTATTTCAAAGCACTACAAGGAAAGGAAGCTGTACCTTGCCTGCCTTTGAGGCTAATTGCCCTAATTTTTCCATCTGTatccaaaatatttattacatttatacctaCTCTCAGAGTAGCCTCTCAGTTGTTTACAGGACATAAACAGAATTGAAACATCCAGggtagaaattaaaaatgaaaagcaattaaaatcaaATCTCCCAAATCCAATTATCAATTCAAATAAAAAGATAATCAAGTCTAACTACTGCAGAATGTTCTGGAGAACAGCTTGGTCCTCAGGATCTTCCTGAATGCCATCGGAGAGGGGCATCTCTCATGTGAAAAAGGGATCACTTTGAAGCAACCTCAAGGTTTTTGCAGTGCACatatattccaggaaaaaaaaacatttggaatgCTCACTAAAAACATACTGTAGTAGCCCAGGAGTGCTATGAGAATATTGGGGAGATGTAATGGGACGTGGTGGAAAAAACGAGAAAATTGGGGAAATGTAATGGAATTACTAATAGGGGAAAATTGGGGAACTGTAATGGAACGTGGTGTGGAAAGGTGCCTGTCCACGCTGTGGCATTTCGTTGCAAGCCGCACGTGCGTTTCCCGGACTCCCGCTCCGCGCGCAGAGGACACGGTCACAGCCAAGCACAGGAAGCCTCGCTGCAAACGCAGGAGGGCGGCGGATCTGAGCCCTAGCCGACCTTCCCAGTGCGCAGGCGCAGTGGCACGCGCCTCTCCGCTCGCAGAGTTCACGCCGGGCCTGCGGCGGGGTGAGGGCCGGCGTGCAGTACCGGTGCCTCCTTTGGTCAAGGAGACTGGAGAAGCGCGCCTGCGCCGCGGTCAGCGCAGGCGTCGTGCCTTAGCCGGCAGAAGCGGCGGCGCTCGCGCGGAGGTGCTGCTCTGGTCTTGCGGGCTGGGGGCGAGGAAGGCCGCCTCGCGCGCGCCATGTACCAGCGGAGCCCGAAGGCAGCCCTGCGGGTGGGCGCCCGCTGCTCGTGGAGATGGGACGGGAGCAGCAGCCCGCTCCGCCTGGGCCAGGGCGACTCGGCGCGGTGTTGCCACCCGGCGCGGCTGCGGCCGCGGGTGAGTGagtagcggcggcggcggcggaacGGGCGTGGCCGGGCATCCCGGCTCCTCCCGGGAGGGGAGACGGGGCCGTGGGCGGCTGCTGTGAATGGACAAGGGCGGGCGAGGCAACCCTTGGGCGCCAGATGTGCAGGGAGCAGGGTTGTTGGGAGGCGAGGGGTCCCGGCGGACCGCGGAGAGGACAGAAGCACTTGGGTCCTTTGCAGAAACAGCCACGCGCGCTGAGGTTGGTCTCCTGCCGCCTTTGCAGATCTCCCTTGCGGGGGACTGACAGACCCTTGGCTTGATCCGGTAGAATTCCCGGGTTGAAATTAGCCGCGTCGGCTCAGGTGGCCGGTGACTTCGCGCATCCGCCCCTACTGCTCCAGTGACAGCTCGCTCTGCTTGTTAGTAGAAGCCCTCCCCGCGCAGCAGGGATGTGGAACCTGAGGGGGAGAGCGGCATCTGCCCCTGATAATCTGGGTGTGGCTCACGGTCTTTCCAAAAGTTGCTACTCGGTTGTAGATGTGACCAGAGGAGCAGTTATTAAATACCGGAAGCATAATATAGGATGAGCTGCATGGAATGAAATTAGTTTAAGTCTTGCAGCACAGCCACTGGTATGCCATTTAAAGATCAGCTACAGTTTAAAAAAGTGCAAGTCCTTGCactgaaaatgtatttcattcCTGTTTCCATGCAGGTCAGTGTATGAGTTATGAACCTCAATCTGTAGTTGCTTTGCACCCATTAAGGCTCTTTTTTGCCTGCAAAATAGTTGCTGGGCTCCTGTCTTCTATTACAGACTTGGCCTTCATTCTCATGAGCCAATTCtatgttcttatttttgttttagagcgccagtttggcatagtggttaaggcaccagtctagaaaccgggtggccgtgagttccagtcctgccttactcacaaagccagctgggtgacctggggccagtccctctctctcagccctgggaagcaggcaatggcaaaccacttctgaaaaaccttgccaaggaaactgcagggagtctccaagaactggacagaATTGAACGGATTAATAAAAAATGGTTTTTTGTTTTATCGTATGCCATGCAGGAATGTTATTGTTATGACACCCCACAGTTCTGAGACATaaatgattccttatctcttaATGGAATGAATTATGATAGAATATAAGATATTCTATCTTGTGGTTGGTccttaataaaaaaacaaacaaacagggcaTGCATTTAAATATCAAAGATTTTTGTTCGTTACCAAAGTTCTGTTCCGACTTCTGTGAAACAATTCTGTGCTCTGCATGCATCGCCCAGATAAAGCAAACTTGCTTTTCTCCTGCGAAGAAGGCTTGTCCTTGTGCAGCCCTGTCAGGTGAGATCAGATGGCCCAGGAAAGCGAGCTAAGTGTTTGAATGCTGCTTCGGCCTTTCAGGAGTGCCAAAGACAGAACTGGACCTTTTTGATAATTTAGGTTCATTATTCTGAAATCTCTCccgctctttttttttaaggatttggcTGCATCCTGGGATAAATTACCTCCTGAGGTTATCTCTTCCACTTCAGTAAGACTGACTTTTCACTCCCTATTCTCCAAGAAGCTGTCAgaagctgtccctcgccttccaGCTCTGTCTCACTCTTCTGCAGAAAACTGTACTGTGATCAACTATGGACTGAAGTACAGCAgcctggagaccagggccctttTCCAGCCGACTGTTCCCTCCCCTCCTGAAAGCATGGAAGATGCAATCATTTTGGAGAACGGGAGGCAAGAGGATAACCCTAGGTTACGACCTAGCGAAGGACTGGACAGTGCCTCTCTAGACTCTTTGTATAGTCTCTTTCATGGCTGGCAGTTCCGATCGCCTTACCAAGCTTCTGAGGCAGCACCCGCATCCCTTGCACCCTTCCGGGCCACCCCTGGGGCTCCCTCCCCAGTCAGTTCTCCTGGCAGCAGTAACCATGACATGGAGGAGCATCTCGAAATCATGCACCAGAAATTACAGGAAGAGGTACCAGTGTCGTTATTTTGTTGTTTGggaaaatataggtagtcctcgcttaatgaccacaactgagactggaattttggttgctaagtgaagtggtcattaagcaaatctgacctaatTTTATGACCTCTCTGCGGCTgtttttaagtgaatcactgtgggcgttaaatGAACCACGTGgacgttaagcgaatcacgcagttcccctttgagtttgcttgccagaagccagttgggaaggtcgaaaatggtgatcacgtgacc
This window contains:
- the C2H6orf136 gene encoding uncharacterized protein C6orf136 homolog produces the protein MYQRSPKAALRVGARCSWRWDGSSSPLRLGQGDSARCCHPARLRPRDLAASWDKLPPEVISSTSVRLTFHSLFSKKLSEAVPRLPALSHSSAENCTVINYGLKYSSLETRALFQPTVPSPPESMEDAIILENGRQEDNPRLRPSEGLDSASLDSLYSLFHGWQFRSPYQASEAAPASLAPFRATPGAPSPVSSPGSSNHDMEEHLEIMHQKLQEELPAFFLRGHNYAMYSQDVEFINEILHLKTRGLIMYQLAILLCRFLAWNYFVHMHLEVMKMTQHPENWSIQVRWRIRGLPFHIFLMRFFRNKPEFYRTYDAYSTFFLNPQGLIKCHRVSKLMPSQPLQNKLKNLAVASLLGLELSDQRPSLLPWLVNSKGHQQTIGHSSALPSS